The genomic region ccgaacgtgtccggtcatgctcgaccggacacacccagcgtccggtcactcggcgactcctctaTCCACTACCACGTCAGCAGGGACCGGACGCAACCctatcagcgtctggtcactgagtgacccagcgtccggtcagagaccagcGCTGcgtgccctctgctgccactgatcggacgcgccggtccaaccgagaccggcgtcccggtcacttatagtgacctctatCTTTTCTGTCTAAGGCACCGGTAGCACCGTTGGACTGTTCGCActctccaccggtgaagtttctaacccttgctcaaatatgccaaccacaagtgtatcaccttatgcacatgtgttagcatattttcacaaatattttcaagggtgttagcactccactagatcctaaatgcatatgcaacgagttagagcatctagtggcactttgataaccgcattccgatacgagtttcacccctcttaatagtacggctatcgaacctaaatgtgatcacactctctaagtgtcttgatcattaaaacaaaatagctcctataatttatacatttgccttaagccttttgtttttctctttcttcttttcaagtccaagcacttgatcatcaccatggcatcaccatcatcatgtcatgatcttcatttgcttcaccacttggaatgtgctacctatctcatgatcacttgataaactaggttagcacttagggtttcatcaattcaccaaaaccaaactagagctttcacgcgcTCAGGGTGGCTTCGGGTTCCTGAAGTCTAGGATCTCAGAATTCGATTTGTTAGGCAATTTGGATTTGTTAGTCAGATAGTGATTTGTGGAGAGTCAGCTATAAAGCCTAAACACTTGATTAATGTGAGATTCAGCTGGAGATTGAATTAATCTCTCCCGCTCCCTTTGTGCCCTCGCTCTCTCGCTCGCTCGTGTTCGACGCCGGCCGCCAGGATGGCGTCTTACCCACGCCGCCGCCGTGAACCCAAACCTCGCCCGCCTACGTTCCACGACTACTATCTCAGAGGGAGTAGCAGCGATCGCAACaggttcgcttgttgttggaagACTAGGTTAAGTGGTCCAGCACTCAGAGACAAATGTGCACTTGATGAATAAGTGCTCCAGAGTTTTGACCGTGTTGGAATCACAAAGGGCACAGTTGTAACTGCGAAGTTCCATGTTTCTTCTTCGTAGATCTTTTATgcttcgtttcaaaaaaaaagagatgTAGCCAAAAGATGCCGTTAACTTTGGCAGGAGCCCTTCCAAAGCCATCTGAAAGCTGGTTGCACTGTGGTTTATATCTGGGATTAGGATTACATGGATTACTTGTCTATTGCCATGTCAAATGTCCTAGGACCTAGTGTTCTGTATGGGAGGGTCTTTGTGTGTACAGTATTTAACAAGTCTGTTAATGACCCTATATTAGTGAAAAGCTTGTATGATAGGGACTTATGCGCCGTTGTACTTAACTAGCAATGTGGTCTGTTGTAAGGATTATGAGCCAATGTGCATGATTATATATGGTTTTGATGATTTTAGTGACAACACAGTTACAAGGACTAATATGTGTTCACGTATTTTCTAAGGTTATAGGGATGCACaagtaataataaaaaaataaagggAGATATTAAAGTCGGGATAAAGATTGAGTTGGATTTGTCTCATGACTTTATAATAGGTCAAATGGTATAATATCAATTCAAATTGTAGATATTTTCATAAACTTTTCAACAAATTCGGGATCATCAAAATCGAAGTTCATAACAAAAACATATGACTAGAATAATGAAGCATCAACACATGCGCAGCTTACTGATGTTCATCGGATAATCCAGGGACTTCAACAGATTTGATGCGGTATTTATGCAGAATCTTATAGACCACCTGCCTCTTTTCAGCCCTCTAGAGCGTTCTTAGAGCATGGAGCTGTGCGTGCGATCATCTGTATTGCCTTtgtccattttgaaatttgatagATTTCTAATAACTGACCGAATGCGTGGCACGGGCCACAGCGCCGCAGCTCGTAGCTGGGCGTGGGCGATCACTATCAGACTTTGTTCTGTGTCCCTTTCTTTCCAGTGACCAGTGCAGTCTGTAGTCTGCACACGGCGCACCTGGACGCATACGGCGTCGGCGTGTGCGTGTGGAGGACAACGACGTCAGGGTCGTCTCCCTGACTCCCTCGCCTGTTTGGTTCGTTTGGGAGCGAGCGGGCGTCCTGGACGGGGTGACTCTGAGCGGTGGCGATGCCTTGTCCTCGTGGCTTTCGCTTTTTTTTTGGCCTCTTGCGTGTAGGTCTGTAGGCAGTAGTTGCCAGGTTGGTGTCCTGTTATGTTGGCAGCAAGTGCAATGAGCATCAGCCATCATACTGGTACTTCCAAAAGCGCGAAAGATTTGCGAATTTTGAAGGAGAAAGCAAACCATATCTCAAAGACAAAGCGCAGTGGTCAGTGCACCATTTGAGCATCCAATTCGTGAGCTTTGGCGTGTGTATTTTATCGGGGGACTCTGTCGCTCCGCTGCAGCGGAGGGAGCTGTAGCTAGAGGTTTAGTTCGAGCAGCACCAAATGGCGAGCAAGGTGGTGGACCTCCGGTCGGACACGGTCACCAAGCCCTCCGAGGCCATgcgggccgccatggccgccgccgacgtcgacgacgacgtcCTGGGCGCCGACCCGACCGCGCAGCGCTTCGAGGCGGAGATGGCCGCGATCATGGGCAAGGAGGCCGCGCTCTTCGTGCCGTCGGGCACCATGGGCAACCTCATCTCCGTCCTCGTGCACTGCGACGTCAGGGGCAGCGAGGCCATCCTCGGCGACAACTCGCACATCCACGTCTACGAGAACGGGGGCATCTCCACCATCGGCGGCGTGCACCCCAGGACCGTGCCCAACAACCCCGACGGCACCATGGATATTGACAAGATCGTTGCCGCCATCAGGCATCCTGATCTTCATTACCCGACGACCAGGCTGATCTGCTTGGAGAATACACATGGGAAGTGAGTTGCACAGATACCTGTTCCCAATCTTGTTCCTATTTCGATGTTTCTTCCCCATCTCTCTCACACCCGAGGTTTTCTCTACCTTCTTCTTCACCCTCCTCTCTAACCGCTGTGAGATCCGCCTTTCTCTCGTTGGAGTCGAGAGGATGGGAacagagaagagaaaaaaaaacttgagATACTCCCGAGTACAATATATAACCTTTTCTCATCTTATTAATTCGTATGTTTCTAACTGTTTCTGCAGTTCTGGTGGAAAATGTTTATCTGTAGAATACACTGACATGGTTGGTGAAATTGCCAAGAGCCATGGCTTGAAGCTTCATATTGATGGAGCTCGCATCTTTAACGCGTCTGTGGTGAGTAGTGTTGTATATGCATGTGATGTACTGTAGTTTTATATCTGCTTCTGAAACTATCTGCAGCAGAGTTAGGAAAATGACCAGTTAGGATGTATGTTTCATTGTTCTGTCTTCGGAGATGAAAATTTTAGAGGGTTGACATCTGAATGATGAACCATATATATCTAAGCATGGAGCATAATAGCAGCCTTTCTCACTTAGAAATTTTAACATGTGTGCAGAACGTCCTAGCCTCTTATCAAGTATTAACACATCGTGTTCATTGTGCCAGGCACTTGGGGTTCCTGTAGATAGACTTGTCAATGCTGCTGATTCAGTTTCGGTATGTTTCAATTTGCTGGTTACTGTGTTCGATCTACAACCTGCATATGTTTGGCTGTAGTTAACATATGACTTTGTCGATTTATTTTCTCCGGAATTAGGTATGCCTATCAAAAGGATTAGGTGCACCCGTGGGATCAGTTATTGTTGGTTCGAAGGCCTTCATTGACAAGGTCAGATCAATCAATTTCTAAGTTTAAACAGCAGAGATGCAACTTTATTGAAAAAATATAACTGCAGAGATCAAGCAATAACAGTAATCTGAACAAAACTTCAGGCCAAAATTCTCCGAAAGACCCTAGGTGGTGGAATGAGACAGGTGGGAGTTCTttgtgctgctgctcatgttgccGTTCGTGAAACTGTGGGAAAGCTCGCGGATGACCACAGAAAGGCTAAAGTTTTGGCAGGTTCCGTAGTTTAATTTTGGAATCAAAACTTTAATTTCATTTTGACAACCACAACTCACAATTTCTGAAAATCCACTTGCTTTCTCTCAAAAATCTAAATCACAATGACCACTATTACGCTCGTGTTAAAAAAAGGAACATGGTCCTTGTCAACATAAACATTAGTTCTGTTTGTGGAGTTTTAATATTGAAGTTTGTATGTCTTGGTTTATTTTCTTAGAGGGACTGAAGAAAATTGAACAGCTTACAGTGGATTCAGCTTCGGTCGAGACAAATATGGTTAGCCTGCCTGCTATACATCCTCTTACTGATTTTCACTGTTAACTGGAATAAGGGTCTTATATGCACATATCAATTCTTTGTAAGGTATTCTTTGATACCATGGATCCAAGAATATCACCTGACAAACTGTGTGCAGTCTTGGAACAACACAATGTGCTTGCAATGCCAGCTAGTTCAAAAAGGTGAAGTTCTATTCTCTTACTGAGTAATTTTGAATTTAACATGTTGACTCTTCTAGTTGATCCTTTATTCCTAACATTGTTTTGGCTGTCTTTGCAACATTGTATTCAGTTTTCAGTAACAAGCTAGACTGCATAGTACAAGAACTGCTACCCCTAGTCTGACTGAAACTCTATGTTGAACTCTGTGTCATACAGTATTAGGTTTGTCATCCATTACCAAATTTCAGACAGTGATGTTCAGTATGCATTGACATGTGTTGAGGTACGCAAAAGCATGGACCACTTTCCATCTTTTCACTGTTAGCGTTTAATTTCTGTGACAATACGGTTTCATTGTTTCAGAAAGCCGTTGAAGAACTACTGAAAGGCGGTACTGAATTCGAGCATCTGACAAACGGAACTACCAAAAACTCATATGGGCACTAGATCACTTCGGTTCTGCCGACCTGATGCATCGACGCTTGGTGCCCAGCTTGTTTGTGACCAACGCTACCTAGATAGCTGTAGTCACGCCTTTCCCGAATAATTGTCGCTGTTCATCAGTCTTTGCTTGGATTTGCTTAGCTCTTCAAAGAACAGCTTGTAGTAGCAGAGTACTAGCAGGTACTCTTTTGCATGAGCGGTGGTAGATGACACAAACACCTGTTGGTGCCTCCAGGCTCTAGTGCAGCAGCAGGTACCTGCAGTGTACCAGCAGATGCGTTGTGCTGAGAGATTCTCCCCTTGTTTCTGTAGCTCCTTCAGTTGTCCATGCACAAGCTGGCGCGACACCACGTACGTACGCCACTTGTGTCGTTTATATGCTGCACACCGCTGTGCCCAACAGTACTGGCAGTACAGGCGCTCCTATCGACCTGCCCTGAGACTGAGAGGAGCGTAACCCAGAGCCAACACAGACCCTTGCATTGGTCACATGTCCCGCGCGCGCGGCCGCCAACGTGATGCACAGTGCAGACTGTTCGTTCCACTTCCACAGCGAGCCGGTTCGTCCCCGACCTCCGCCAGATGGCAAACCATCAGGGACACGCGGCCGTGGGCGGATCGGACGAGAAGCGTGCGTAGACAAGTCCAAGTCCCATGACGAGATCCAGAGAGAGACGACGACGATATCGCTGCCGATTGCCCTGCCCCTGACCCCTGAGCGCGGCCCGTTCCTGGCCTGCCCGTGGTGCTTGTTGGGCTGCCGCTCCCGGATCGCACATGAGCCTGCGGCACGGGGAGCTGCTATACTTTCATTTGTAATCTATATTAGACCATTTAAATCTAAGAAAAAAAATCAACTCTTACAAGAATATTGCTTATATAGACATAAATATACCATATGACATCTATGTAATAGATAAAAACAATATAAAAAGATAGTAATAAAAAATAATAGATGAAATAAGGGGGAAAACCTAAAAACACTAAAAACATCACAGAGATTACTACTTAAAACAATTCAAAACATACCATAAAACATTTCATGGGTACTATTTAAATACTCAAAGACAATCGTAAAACATCTCATTTATATGATGTGAATATTCTAAAAACATcataaaacatcacatgtatactatgtAAACCATCATAAGATTACATcataaaacatcacatgtataccacgtgaatataaaaaaaatacatcatagaatatcacatgtatactataCGAACACCACAAAATATAtcacagaacatcacatgtatactacataaacataaaaaaaatcacagaacatcacatgtatagtacgtaaacatcacaaaatatacctagaacatcatatgtatactacttgaacatcacaaaatatatcatagaacGTCGTATGTATGCTACGTAAACATTACAAAAAATATCATAGAACACCATATATATACAACATGAACACCACAAAATATATCACAGAACACCATATAAACATAATAGTATATGATGCATGAACATAATAATATgtacataaaaaaacaaaaaatataatatgaaaagaaaaatataattacagtataataaaaagagaaaaataaaacagaataaGAATGAACAAATCTATAGAAACATAAAGGgaagagaaaaggaaaaaaagaaacataaaataataaaacatgaaaataaaaacaaaataaagaaaataattaattatagtaaaagaaaaaaatgaaagaaagataaaaatataaaagatgaaagaagaataaagaactaccgaaaacaaaaaggaaaataaaaagtaaaaaaaaaagtacGTAAGAAGAATGAAttagagaaaagaaaagaaaaaaatataaaaaagacaAAAGATATAAAAAGGAagtagaaaaaaaatatataaaaagaaAGCAATCCTAAGGAACGAAGACGAACGCATACTCTGTatgagcaccggcaagtaaagaAAAGTATCATTGTTAATGGGCCGGAGCAACACATAATAAAGCCCGGCAATGAAAATATGTTAGAATGGAGGGCACGGGATATACGGGGCGTCGCTCCGTTCGGCGGAGTCCCGCTGATTCCCGCGCGCTGTTCGGCGGATGGATCGGGTCCGAACGTCCCGCTGCGGCACGTGGACGGGTGGCGGCTACCGCCGAGACATGGGCCTCACCCTCGCGCGCCGCCGAGGATGCTCCGGTTTGAGAACGATTGGATCGGTATCGGTTGCCTTTGTGTTCCCTGGATCTACGCGCAGGCGCAGCCAGCCACACACGACTAGGGGCGTGTTTAgtttccaattttttttttttttttttttgcctcctacGATAAAAAAAAACAGGTTtggatatatgcatggagtactaaatgtagacgaaaaaaaaacgaattatacagttctcggcaaaatcgcgagacgaatcttttaagtctaattagtccataaaaagccttgagtgctacagtaaccccgcatgtgctaatgaccgattaattagtatcattagattcgtcttgTAGTTTcctgatggattctgtaatttgttttttattagtatctaaaaatCACTCCCGACATTCTTCtgacacatccgatgtgacacctaaAATTTTTCAcctccccaactaaacacaccctaggAGACGGAGAAATCGTAGACCAACTGAAACACCATGAGCGAGCGGGCGGCGCCGGCGCGTTCACATCTTTGGTTTTTGGCAGGCTGATCGTTCCGGTTCTGGGGGACCAGgccggggggggggaggggggggcaGGGAGTGCACCAGCGAGTAAGACAGGCCGTAAATAattatggattatttactgctggctaatTTAGATAAGAGCAACCCCAGCCTGCCGAAAAGGCTGTAGGAACCCGCAGCAGCAGCGGTGTGTTCATTGGTGCGCGCGCGCTGAGCCGGCAGGAGCTAGTAGAAGAGCCGCTGCGACAGTGCGACGTGGGGCCTCGGCAACACAACCACCCCTGACGCCTGGCCCTGCCTCCGCCGGGTCGTCGTCTCGCTAGCCCCCGATCGCCGACACGGAGTACCGCGAGCCACGCGCGATGGTGACCCGCGCGGGGCCCTGGCGGCCCGGCCCCGACCGATCGAGTCAAAGGCGTAGCGCGCCCCCGTCAAGCCTCGGCAGCCTGCCGGCTCCTGCTGCGTGCGCGGGTGGGGGATCATCAGCATCAGCCCGGTCGGGCCGGCTGCAGCTTGCAGGTGTGGCCACTGGCCACATTGTGGACTGCCCGCCCGCCCACGCACACAGGTAAAAATCATCAACCGTCTTGAGATCCTGCCAACTTGTCCGGCCGGTCTGGTCCCAGCACGTCacttggggatgtccagcacaGCACGGGCAAAGTTCCCCATAACGTACGTACGCCACTTTGATTCCAGATTCCAACCTCCATGCCCGGTAGTACTCGTTTGGCGCGGCTTCGGCGTCGAAGTCGAAGCCCTTTCAATGAAGTTGGGTTTTTTTTTGCTCCGCTCCGTACCACAAAACGGCGTATATATTTAGAacctgtttggcacggctccggcTTCGGCCTGCAAATTTACTGTTTATTCACTGTAGCGGAGCCAGTTttctctccccttccctctccctctcacagccaacagcttcaccggtgaagcccgAAATTTTGGCTCCTCCGGCTCCATGAACAGTACCCCGAGCTACAGTGAGCGGAAAAGGCAGGAGAGAGAAATCCGGCTCCGAGCTACAGTGTCCTACAGTGATCTGCGCGGTGATTGTCAGGCGGAGCCGGAGCTGGCCGAAGCCGTGCCAAATAAGTCCTTAGCGCTAGAAGCCGTTCTCTTAAAGCACTCAGGGGCCGTTTGGTCAGGCTCTTGCCTGCTCCGACTCTCAAACTGTAGGAGCACTGTAGCGtatagaggagccggagccgggaaGCCAAAAATACTGGCTCCGGCAGCTCCTTCGTTGTCAGTGAGGGAGAAGAGAATGAGAGAGAAAAACAGCTTCTATACACAGTGCGATGAGCAGTGCTGCTTCAGTAAATGTCAAATGGAGCCGGAGCTGTTACGAGCCCGGCCAAAGGGGCTCTCAGTTTGATGTGGCTTCGCCCGCTCTGGTGTCAGAGCCGCACGCAAAGCAGGTGTTGGAGCCGCGACAAATGGGCCCTAACTTTTTTTCATGGCCACTTTTTATATTATACTAAATTTACAAGATTAAGTTAAAAGCTTAATTGTGATCATATTGTAGGTTTTTGTAATGTGGGAAAAAAGTTTAACCGCAACATGATGATGGATAAACATAATATATGAGCACCAAGACAAGTATGCTCGGCTAGCATGTGTCTTAGTGTCTAGGGATATTAACGGGCACATTACACGCGAGTAGAGCCTCAACAACCCACACCCGCGACGTAATCTCTAAATCTGTGCCCACACATGTCGCCTACGACAGGTGAGATCTGGCACCCATGCCTGCACCCGCGGGTACACATATGTAACCGCCATCGATACATTGCAGATCCGTCGATGAAGAGACACGGCGCGCAGATCAAGGGTGGGGGGACGGGGGTTGCAGATCCAGGGTACTTGGTCTACTGGCGTCCGCCCCCATGTCCCTTCTTCATGCTCCTATAGGTGGGTGGCAGGCTTTGGTGCTGGGGGCTGTCGGGCGGCATGGAGGCGTGCGACCGGGGGTGAGCGGGCGTGGTCAGGTGGAGGCGTGTAGGTGGACGGCTAGGACACTAGGCAAGTGGAGTAGCGGCTGAGTTTTGG from Miscanthus floridulus cultivar M001 unplaced genomic scaffold, ASM1932011v1 os_2266, whole genome shotgun sequence harbors:
- the LOC136534762 gene encoding probable low-specificity L-threonine aldolase 2, yielding MASKVVDLRSDTVTKPSEAMRAAMAAADVDDDVLGADPTAQRFEAEMAAIMGKEAALFVPSGTMGNLISVLVHCDVRGSEAILGDNSHIHVYENGGISTIGGVHPRTVPNNPDGTMDIDKIVAAIRHPDLHYPTTRLICLENTHGNSGGKCLSVEYTDMVGEIAKSHGLKLHIDGARIFNASVALGVPVDRLVNAADSVSVCLSKGLGAPVGSVIVGSKAFIDKAKILRKTLGGGMRQVGVLCAAAHVAVRETVGKLADDHRKAKVLAEGLKKIEQLTVDSASVETNMVFFDTMDPRISPDKLCAVLEQHNVLAMPASSKSIRFVIHYQISDSDVQYALTCVEKAVEELLKGGTEFEHLTNGTTKNSYGH